Proteins from a single region of Hypanus sabinus isolate sHypSab1 unplaced genomic scaffold, sHypSab1.hap1 scaffold_458, whole genome shotgun sequence:
- the LOC132389004 gene encoding NACHT, LRR and PYD domains-containing protein 3-like, protein MDTDLKSAISVFLSNCEDHHLFRLTSFYMERLEQAIEEGVEGVGFMLMGEDHFTGREYHNVTELAEKGIRAGASKLLLDLVMEKGSGARRVMWESFVKLHHHLPKLSRILNEIRERGDDQFAYMDTERGIYELPTHLKDVRQKHMETLRAQTEKLRVNTILMREKVKVFQLVDRYAELTVISTVRERRLVEHELLARGRDQEEWRQKHLRGELEKIRIDNLFQSSYSNRFWGKIKRLFARSTSGRSAAVAGVPGIGKTTLVQKIVYDWASGKIYQQFQFVFSFKFRDLNSINCRINLRELILDQYPYFVKLLREVWKNPKGLLFIFDGIDEFKHRIDFADSRRDTEPKHQCSDPECWCEVSDIVYSLIQGKLLPGCSVLVTTRPTALHLLEMAEISVFAEILGFVGEERKEYFIRHFEDQTVAAAVIKHVQENEILYTMSYNPSYCWILGLALGPFFTQRVRDPQRVPKTITQLYSYYIYNILKNHGREIENPRDVLFRVGQLAFRGVSEKKIVFTDGDLINYNLQPSQFLSGFLMELLEREDSARSVVYTFPHLTIQEFVAAVAQFLDPNPGDILKFLTEVHNTADGRFEVFLRFVAGLSSPMTARGLEEFLGPFPHETTCRVIDWVKEEIKRQSGNTENEAGKRSLLNTLHYLFESQNRGLAQAALGSVESLSFRGMTLTPIDCAVLSHAIGLCETVKQLKLEYCLIQCEGIQRLGPGLHRCQDLRLGDNKLEDSGVKLVSAALRNPECKIQKLGLDYVGLTDSGAEDLASALSRNTSLTELNLSGNELADSGVKLVSAALRDAKCKIQELWLHSVGLTDSGAEDFASALSTIPSLTQLSLASNSLTDRSVPALRRIILTLPSLERICLSGNQFSETWRKEVESLKELRPGLRVDL, encoded by the exons ATGGACACAG ATCTGAAATCCGCAATCTCCGTCTTCCTGTCAAATTGTGAAGATCACCACCTGTTCCGGTTGACGAGCTTCTACATGGAGCGACTGGAGCAGGCGAttgaggagggtgtggagggagtcgGCTTCATGTTAATGGGCGAGGATCACTTCACCGGGCGAGAGTATCAC aacGTGACTGAGCTCGCGGAAAAGGGAATCCGAGCGGGCGCTTCCAAACTCCTCCtggatctggtgatggagaagggctccggggcccggagggtgatgtgggaatcctttgtgaaaCTACATCACCATTTACCGAAGCTGAGCAGAATATTGAATGAAATACGGGAACGTG GTGACGACCAGTTCGCCTACATGGACACTGAGCGGGGTATATATGAATTGCCCACGCATCTGAAAG ATGTTCGACAGAAACACatggagactctgcgggcacaaactgaaaaactgagagtgaacacgatcctgatgagggagaaggtgaaggttttccagctggttgatcgatacgctgagctcacggtcatttctactgttcgagaaaggagactggtagaacatgagcttctggcaagaggcagagaccaggaggagtggagacagaaacatctccgcggagagctggaaaaaatccgCATTGATAATCTATTTCAGAGCAGTTACTCAAATAGATTTTGGGGAAAAATTAAAAGATTATTTGCGCGATCAACTTCGGGACGTtcggcagcagtggctggagtaccggggatcgggaaaacaacactggtacaaaagattgtttatgactgggcctcggggaaaatataccaacaattccagtttgtcttcagtttcaaattccgggatttaaactccattaactgtagaataaacctgagggaactgattctggatcaataTCCTTACTTTGTGAAgttactgagagaggtctggaagaacccaaagGGATTGCTATTCATATTTGATGGTATAgatgaattcaaacacagaatcgactttgctgacagtcggagagatacagaacCCAAGCACCAGTGCTCAGATCCCGAGTGCTGGTGTGAAGTGTCGGACATTGTGtatagtttaatccagggcaagctgctcccagggtgttcagtgctggtgaccacccgtcccactgcgttacatttactGGAAATGGCGGAGATCAGTGTCtttgctgaaatcctgggatttgttggtgaggaacggaaggaatatttcatcagacattttgaagatcagacggtggcggcaGCAGTTATCAAACacgtgcaggagaatgagatcctgtacaccatgagctacaacccctcctactgctggatcctcggtctggcactgggccccttcttcacacaaagagtcagggacccgcagcgagttcccaagacaatcacccaactgtactcctactatatttacaacatcctgaaaaaccacgggcgtgagattgagaacccccgtgatgtgttattCAGGGTTGGTCagttggccttcagaggagtgtccgagaagaagattgtgtttacagatggagatttgatcaactacaatctgcagccttcccagttcctgtccgggttcctgatggagcttttggagagagaggattctgcccgtagcgtggtgtacacattcccacacctcaccatccaagagtttgtagctgcagtcgcacaattccttgATCCAAATCCCGGGGATATTCTGAAattccttactgaagtccacaacacagcagatgggcgatttgaggtgtttctccgttttgttgctggtctctcctccccaatgactgCTCGGggtctggaggagtttctgggtccatttcctcatgaaacaacctgccgggtgattgactgggtgaaggaagAGATTAAACGCCAGAGTGGTAACACAGAgaatgaagctggtaaaaggagcctcctgaacacattgcactacctgtttgagtctcagaatcgtggactggctcaggctgcactgggatctgtggaatcactttcattccgcggaatgacactgaccccgattgactgcgcggtcctgtctcatgccaTCGGACTCTGTGAAACAGTAAAACAGCTCAAATTGGAGTACTGCCtaattcagtgtgaaggaatccaacgtctgggacccgggctgcacaggTGCCAGGATTTGAG ACTTGGGGATAATAAACTGGAAGATTCAGGAGTTAAACTGGTGTCTGCTGCgttgaggaacccggagtgtaaaatacagaaactggg GCTGGactatgtcggtctcacagattctggtgccgaagatctcgcctccgctctcagtagaAACACATCCCTGACAGAGCTGAACCTGAGTGGTAATGAACTGgcagattcaggagtgaaactggtgtctgcggctctgagggaCGCGAAGTGTAAAATACaggaactgtg GCTTCACAGTGTCGGTCTCacggattctggtgccgaggatttcgcctccgctctcagtacaattcCATCACTGACGCAGCTGAGCTTGGCATCAAACtcgctgacagaccgatctgtccccgctctccgccgcaTTATACTGACTCTCCCGAGTCTGGAGAGGatctg CCTGAgtgggaatcagttcagtgagacaTGGAGGAAGGAAGTGGAGTCTCTGAAGGAACTtcgacccggactgagagtggatctgtga